Below is a genomic region from Brassica rapa cultivar Chiifu-401-42 chromosome A08, CAAS_Brap_v3.01, whole genome shotgun sequence.
AAAGAGATAAAATAGTAGAAAGATGATGATATTTACCATTCCTGGAAAGGTTTCTACCAAAGCTCCAGCACCGCCAAAAGCAAAATTAGCTCCATAGGTAAATTGATTGTTACTATTGCTTGGTTGTAGATTTGGTGGGATCAGTGGTAACCATGCGTTCTCAGCTGTCACGTTTATTGAAAGTAAACGagtaaatagttttttttttttacatcttaAATgagtataaaaatttatatatattttgttaccTATGAAATCGGTAATCAAACGTCCGTCAGAGACTCTTCCGGTTGGAAATTTGAAAGTGGTTTGACCGTACGGAAAGAAATTTGATTGGAAAGCTGTATTATTATTGATGTATTTGTAGTTTCCGGCATCGAACAGAGAATCTCCGAACACGAACAAAGCAACTTGGTTTGTGACGTGATTGTTATTCTTCTCTGTGCAGTTGATTGAGCTTATCGATAAGACTATTGTGTAGAGGAACATGATGATAAAAAATAGTTGAGAGCTTTCCATAGTTTATTAGGGACACAAAAGTATTCGATATGTATTGTGacagttatatatatgttttctaacATGTGGAAAAATGTTATTGTGTCCAAGTTGTTTTTCTCAAGCATAGATACTTTTCAAATGCAGGACTTTTTAGTGAAATGCACATGCTGTCTTATAGATGGAAAAGTATGAAGTTGACCAAGATAAGTTCAGTAGACTTTCTAAATGCCCATGCATTGTTTGAACAATTTGAAACCATGcatatcaataaaaaaaagtttgtttacaAAAAACAATTCTAATTGTTTAGGAGAACATAATTGAAATTATTTTGAAGACCAACAACTTTCTAATTGCTTGAGATTCTTGATGCTTCCATCCACCTAGGTAATCTTTTTCTTCTGAATCCACAGACTATGTTTGTAGAGATTTTAGCTGGTTGCTAATTCGATAATGAATCTAATTTGCTAACGCTCGTGCGAAGATTAAACTTGTAATCTATATCCTTTCATTGAGAGTTGACTCAACATGTTCCGCTTGCTAAAAAGTACTCTAACCAATTGAGTTTTTTCTTAagatcaaaaaattattttattacttgAATTTGAATTGATATGGAAAATCAAttggaaatataaaaaaaaaatcaataagaaACAACTTAAGATTCGAAATCTAGGATTTTTAGCTAACTTGTATTCCACCCcacaaacatataaaattgaaatgaaAAAGTGTATTTAATCTCTAGAATTCTTTTAGCTTCGTGGAAAAGTTGTGTCGAACTCTAGGTTATCAACTGAGCTATGAAAGACTTTTGCTATAGAGATATCATATCACTAATCATCCATCcaccttattattattattttaaacacAAAGTATATTACTTATAAACAAGCTTAGATAAGATATATATCAatctcatctttttttttgtttacatatatatCAATCTCATCTTTATTTCATAGACATACATCGGTAATTTAATTAAGCTCAAATAAAGCTTTGAGATTGTACGGTCTAGTGACATTAGGCGGTCCACTCCATACCAGCTCTGCGATTTGTTGATGTGCCTTCTCTGTCAAATGTGATGAATCGAAAAACAAGTAATCGTTAACATTTTCGCATAATTCGTAACTTTGTCCCATTCGGCCTCCACAAGTATTGATTCCTCTAAATGGTCCGCTTCCACAACATCCCATCTGCCCGACTTTAAACCcttcaaaacaaacaaataaaacacaaaGCTTTCAAAAATCTACTAAAGATCAGtctcttatataaatataagtacCATGTAGCTTTAGTTACCATATTTAGAAGGATTGTTAATTCTATCCAACAAAGAAGTGTGATAGTCGTGAAGAGCATATCTAAATCCGGAAAGTTCACGTTGTAGCCGGTTTAAAGCATCCGGAAACTTCTTATTGTGCAAATTGATCAGCTCAGCGACTGGTTTGGAACAAGATCCTATGTTTGTTGGGTCCAAGAGCAACGAGGGTGGTGCACACTCGTATGCTCCCATATTCAAGAATCCAAACTTCCTTCCTCCCATTTTATACACTTCCTGTgaaacaaaacatatatctcTTGTTGTATAGACCAAAAGCTAATAAACTTGAGATcagtttttctgtttttgttttaccTCGAGCACGGATGTCGTGTTACCAATAACAAAATCAACGAATCTCTCTTTGGTATTGGATTGGAAAAGTGAAGAGTTTGCCACCAAGGGAAAAAATAAATCGTTGCTTCCGATACTAAACATATAAACAGCTCTTGAGAAAATCTTTTTGGCCTCTGCATCTCCTAGTGCAGATCTCAAGCTCCTTTCCACGTTCCTGAAGCTATTTAACTGTGTTCCCAAATCTATCACCTAGAATTTTTAATACAAAAAGAGAGAGTTTAGTCAAACCTTATGTCTACCCtttctatttcaatttaaagttaataatatattttctgtttcagaataaatattgttttaaaatttcaacgtAACTTCTTTATAACAAATATTTAGTCATATATATTCCTAATTATTGatcaatataaaattatgcAATAcataaagaaaatcaaaaaaattactttttgtAAAGACTGATTTTTTGGCTATTATTCGcgtgaaaaatattaaaacaaaattaacaaaaaaaagctgAATATATCATTTTAGTTAATATAAAAGAAAGCACAAAATACTAAAGcgatatattttcaaataaaatggaatagtaaaaattaatgatatttaccATTCCGGGAAAGGTTTCTACCAAAGCTCCAGCACCAGCAGAAGCAAAATTAACTCCATAGGTCAACTGACTGTTACTGTTGCCTGGTTGTAGATTTGGTGGGATCAACGGTAACCATGCCTTCTCAGctgttaaaaaaattgtgttaaaAATATACTAGCTAGAAACAAAATTAGTAAaagtatatttatgtttttttttattgttaccGATGAAATCGGTAATCAAGCGTCCGTCAGAAACTCTTCCAGTAGGAACCTTGAAAAAGGTTTGACCATATGGAAAGAAATTGGATCGGGTGGTAGTATTGATATAGTTGTTGTTTCCGACATCGAACAGAGAATCTCCGAACACGAACAAAGCAGCTTGGTTCGTGACGAGATTGTTATTATTCTCTTTGCAGTTGATTGAGCTTATCGATAAGATGATTGTGTAGAGGAACAAGATGGTTGAAAATAGTCGAGAGCTTTTCATAATTTATTAGGGATACAAAAGTATTTGATATGTTTTCTGTAAGTGACAGCTTTGATTTATATACGTTTTCGAAACGCCTCTATTCCACAGTTTGCTATTCCacaaaagtatttttattttttttggaaaaagttACTGTGATCAAATTGTTTTTCTCAAGTATAATTTTCAAATGCACGACTTTGAAAAGTATGAAGCTGACCAAAAGAAGTTCAATAACTTTCTAAATGCCTATGCATTGTCTATTCCATCTAACCTAGAAAGAAAAACgagataagaaacaaaaaatctaaaaataaattcCAAATTGCTGTAAAAATATAAGGGTTTAAAATATGGTTCCGTGATCTGAATAATGTGGCCataatagtttttagttttttttttcccctTTTGATTGAGTATATGTTTGACAAGTTAGATGATAATATTTTCCCCTCTACATCGATGACAAGACAACAACAATTGAAACCATATATGAGGATATGCTGCAAAGATGAATCCATCTTTGAGGAACTCTACCGACAACAATATCAACTTACTTGTAAGATAAAACTTATAATTCATACCAACATTACTTTCCATGTTCGTGATAATTAGAGTGAAACTATCAAAGGATAGTTTTATCGTTACTCTTCTTTAACAGATGGCTTATTCGTATTGTAATAATCCCTTTCTTATTAAAGGAGAAACATTTTGAAAGAATAACCTTCAAAATATAAGTTATTTACATGAGTGCCATGCTGACATGTCAACACCATATTCACTCTCAGctcatatataaaattatccTTTCTCACTTAGAGAAATTATAACAAATGCCATTGTCAATCCAAACTAATAATTGTCGTTATATATCATGCTCTCATAAAAGTTACCTTTTCTTAACCGTAGCTTTTACCTTATGTAAAAGTCAAAACAATTATCTATCTTTTTTACCAGTCGTCGTACTTTAAGTTATGGCCTCCTTTTTTGTTCAAGATGTTCTACATCGTTGAACtctttaatatttgtttttttatattctcCTACGGCTTTCGCGAATTACTCAACAGAATCGTTGAAAACTTTTTATATCATTGATTCGTTTATATCattgattttgtttcttttacccTGTAGTTTTTCTTAAAACTTTTTCCATGTTTGGGTTGATTATcagaattttttgttttttttttcataatctcCTCGATCATACTAATCTTCTCACCTCCAATTAGTTGATATTTTTAAGTTTCCAAAAGGCTTCCAGTTTTTGATGATTACGCCGTAATGCGGATCTTAACCAAAACACAAGTTCAAAGGGATTTTCACAAACCGAAATGGCGTAATGAAAACAAATTCAATTGACTAAAATTTGCTACTTTACAACGATTTATTAAAGCAATATATACATGAATCTGGTGCTGATTACTGATGGTATACGGAAACTAAGTTTGGAGGATATGGTAATTGATATTTTACTCTTTTAAAGTAGAATATAGATAGTTTTgactatattaaatattttgcaGTCATAAATATATAAGTTATTCCGCCAGTAACTAGGACATTTAAAGAGTTTTGGTGTCAAAAAGTATATATGGTAAATTATACTGTGATTTGCGTTAATTAGAGAGTGATTGGCAAGCTTATTCTGTTCCATGAATTATgctaatatttcaaaaaaattgctCATCAGTGCTCTGATTTTCTTCTATATAAGCCACTACAATGTTAGCCATTTCATCATTAAGCATAATCTttcatagagaaaaaaaaatctttttggaGGGTCATTCTCGGTGCTTTCTGATGCACCTGAGGTTATATAAATGCTATTTATATCTATTACCTATATTCCGTAATTATGTAAAAAATGAGCGGCTTATTGTTTGTATGCTAACTATGCAGGGGTCTCTAATGTGTCATGGTGGTTCATCTCAGCATTCTGACTCTAATGATCTAACACCAGCCAAGCACACTACCAGAATGGCGTGTACTATAAAGTTGAAGAAGGGATGGTCGAAAAGAGTGGCTAATGTTTGCAATATTTCGCTGAGTTacaagaaaaaaacttaaa
It encodes:
- the LOC103832645 gene encoding GDSL esterase/lipase 3, which encodes MKSSRLFSTILFLYTIILSISSINCKENNNNLVTNQAALFVFGDSLFDVGNNNYINTTTRSNFFPYGQTFFKVPTGRVSDGRLITDFIAEKAWLPLIPPNLQPGNSNSQLTYGVNFASAGAGALVETFPGMVIDLGTQLNSFRNVERSLRSALGDAEAKKIFSRAVYMFSIGSNDLFFPLVANSSLFQSNTKERFVDFVIGNTTSVLEEVYKMGGRKFGFLNMGAYECAPPSLLLDPTNIGSCSKPVAELINLHNKKFPDALNRLQRELSGFRYALHDYHTSLLDRINNPSKYGFKVGQMGCCGSGPFRGINTCGGRMGQSYELCENVNDYLFFDSSHLTEKAHQQIAELVWSGPPNVTRPYNLKALFELN